Proteins encoded in a region of the Saccharothrix ecbatanensis genome:
- a CDS encoding DUF3099 domain-containing protein — translation MVSPERDGTPVLITEAALSYEEQHAARKRKYAIMMGARIPCLILAMVFYQTWWLALALIVLSVPLPWMAVLIANDRPPRKAEKPSRFAQEHRALEARDHHVIDG, via the coding sequence ATGGTCAGTCCCGAGCGCGACGGCACACCGGTGCTCATCACCGAGGCGGCTCTTTCGTACGAGGAGCAGCACGCCGCGCGCAAGCGCAAGTACGCGATCATGATGGGCGCCCGCATCCCGTGCCTCATCCTGGCGATGGTCTTCTACCAGACCTGGTGGCTCGCCCTGGCCCTGATCGTGCTGTCCGTGCCGCTGCCGTGGATGGCCGTGCTGATCGCGAACGACCGGCCTCCCCGCAAGGCGGAGAAGCCCAGTCGTTTCGCCCAGGAACACCGCGCCCTCGAAGCGCGCGACCATCACGTCATCGACGGCTGA